One segment of Aquimarina sp. BL5 DNA contains the following:
- a CDS encoding 2,3,4,5-tetrahydropyridine-2,6-dicarboxylate N-succinyltransferase: MNQLKETIEKAWDNRELLKEPRTQDAIREVVDLLDAGELRVAEPIEGGWQVNEWVKKGVVLYFPIQKMETLEAGIFEYHDKIPLKKGYKAKGIRVVPNAVARHGAYISPGTILMPSYVNIGAYVDEGTMVDTWATVGSCAQIGKNVHLSGGVGIGGVLEPLQAAPVIIEDNAFIGSRCIVVEGVRVETEAVLGANVVLTASTKIIDVTGDTPVERKGVVPARSVVIPGSYTKKFAAGEYNVPCALIIGKRKESTNKKTSLNDALREHDVAV; this comes from the coding sequence ATGAACCAACTAAAAGAAACTATAGAAAAAGCTTGGGATAACAGAGAGCTTTTAAAAGAACCAAGAACTCAGGATGCCATTAGAGAAGTTGTAGACTTACTAGACGCTGGAGAACTTCGTGTAGCAGAACCAATAGAAGGTGGATGGCAAGTAAACGAGTGGGTAAAAAAGGGAGTTGTACTTTATTTCCCAATCCAAAAAATGGAAACATTAGAAGCAGGTATTTTTGAATACCACGATAAGATTCCTCTAAAAAAAGGATATAAAGCAAAAGGAATTAGAGTGGTTCCTAACGCAGTTGCACGTCACGGAGCATATATTTCTCCAGGCACCATCTTAATGCCTAGTTATGTTAATATCGGTGCCTATGTAGATGAAGGAACTATGGTAGATACCTGGGCAACAGTAGGTAGTTGTGCACAAATTGGCAAAAATGTACATCTAAGTGGAGGTGTTGGAATCGGTGGTGTTTTAGAACCTTTGCAAGCTGCTCCTGTTATCATTGAAGATAATGCTTTTATCGGATCCAGATGTATCGTTGTTGAAGGTGTTCGTGTAGAAACTGAAGCGGTACTAGGCGCAAATGTTGTATTAACTGCTTCCACAAAAATTATTGATGTTACCGGAGACACTCCTGTAGAACGAAAAGGAGTAGTACCGGCAAGATCGGTGGTTATACCAGGAAGTTACACAAAAAAATTCGCTGCAGGTGAGTATAACGTTCCTTGTGCACTAATTATCGGTAAACGAAAAGAGAGTACTAACAAAAAGACTTCTCTTAATGATGCATTGAGAGAGCACGATGTAGCTGTTTAG
- a CDS encoding glycosyltransferase family 2 protein, translated as MKNHPSVALLISTYNWPEALDLVLGSVLKQSVLPTEVIIADDGSAEETRSLINNYKKNFPVSLHHIWHEDNGFTKTLILNKAIAKIKSDYIIQIDGDIILHKHFVKDHLNACKDKMFLYGTRVTITKEKSLQLMAKKKADLNIFSSGLKKRMRILYLPFVYKNRKPDAAISTKLRGANMSYWRKDAIEINGYNEDFLGWGFEDYDFGQRLTFLGVMPKRLKFAGICFHIYHKKAVLENPDKGNEIQNKTIEGRIKRCENGIDKYLKDN; from the coding sequence ATGAAAAACCACCCAAGCGTAGCTTTATTGATTTCTACCTATAATTGGCCGGAAGCGCTGGATTTAGTTTTAGGAAGTGTTCTTAAGCAATCTGTATTGCCAACGGAGGTCATAATAGCTGATGATGGTTCTGCAGAAGAAACCAGATCATTGATAAATAACTACAAAAAGAATTTCCCTGTATCATTACATCATATATGGCATGAGGATAATGGTTTTACCAAGACTTTAATCCTTAATAAAGCAATAGCAAAAATTAAATCGGACTATATTATACAAATTGATGGAGATATTATTCTGCATAAACATTTTGTAAAAGATCATTTGAATGCGTGTAAAGATAAAATGTTTCTTTATGGCACTAGAGTGACGATTACCAAAGAAAAGTCTTTGCAGTTAATGGCTAAAAAGAAAGCGGATTTGAATATTTTTTCTAGCGGACTTAAAAAGCGTATGAGAATATTGTATTTGCCTTTTGTGTATAAGAATAGAAAACCAGATGCAGCCATTAGTACTAAGTTAAGAGGAGCTAATATGTCATATTGGCGAAAAGATGCAATCGAGATTAATGGGTATAACGAAGATTTTTTGGGTTGGGGTTTTGAGGATTATGATTTTGGACAACGATTGACTTTTCTAGGAGTAATGCCTAAAAGGTTAAAATTTGCTGGAATTTGTTTTCATATTTATCATAAAAAGGCAGTGTTGGAGAATCCAGATAAAGGAAACGAAATTCAAAATAAAACCATTGAAGGTAGAATTAAAAGGTGTGAAAACGGGATTGATAAGTATTTGAAAGACAATTAA
- the ruvX gene encoding Holliday junction resolvase RuvX: MARILAIDYGGKRCGIAVTDESKIIASGLTTVDTKELLGWLKNYITEEEVELFVVGEPKRLHGEASESEKLIKPFLEKLAKLLPDIPVKRIDERFTSKMAFDTMIASGISKKKRRDKALVDQISATIILQDYLYNL; encoded by the coding sequence ATGGCGAGGATTTTAGCAATAGATTATGGAGGAAAGCGATGTGGGATTGCGGTTACAGACGAATCCAAGATCATAGCTTCTGGATTAACAACAGTAGATACCAAGGAGCTATTAGGTTGGTTGAAAAACTACATAACAGAGGAAGAAGTAGAGTTATTTGTTGTTGGCGAGCCAAAACGTTTGCACGGAGAAGCTTCGGAGAGTGAAAAGTTAATCAAACCGTTTTTAGAAAAACTAGCAAAACTATTGCCTGATATTCCTGTAAAAAGGATAGATGAGCGATTTACGTCTAAAATGGCTTTTGATACGATGATTGCAAGTGGAATATCAAAAAAGAAAAGAAGAGATAAGGCATTAGTAGACCAGATTAGTGCTACTATCATACTTCAGGATTATCTTTATAATTTATAG
- the def gene encoding peptide deformylase produces the protein MILPIVAYGDPVLKKKAKEITKDYPKLSELLENMFETMYNAHGVGLAAPQIGLPIRLFLVDAEPFADDEELSEEEREVLKGFKKVFINATIVEETGEEWSFCEGCLSIPEIREDVFRKETIKINYFDENFVGYTETYSGLAARVIQHEYDHIEGVLFTDKLSSLKKRLIKGKLTNISKGKISAEYRMRFPLAKKGR, from the coding sequence ATGATTTTACCAATTGTAGCATACGGTGATCCGGTATTAAAGAAAAAAGCAAAGGAGATTACAAAAGATTATCCTAAGCTATCAGAATTGCTCGAAAATATGTTTGAAACTATGTACAACGCGCATGGTGTTGGGTTGGCTGCTCCGCAAATTGGACTTCCGATACGCTTATTTTTGGTAGATGCGGAACCTTTTGCCGATGATGAGGAACTTTCCGAAGAAGAAAGAGAAGTACTTAAAGGATTTAAAAAAGTCTTTATAAATGCTACAATTGTCGAGGAAACTGGAGAAGAATGGTCTTTTTGTGAAGGATGCCTTAGTATTCCTGAAATTAGGGAAGATGTATTTAGAAAAGAAACAATCAAGATCAACTATTTTGATGAAAACTTTGTAGGATATACTGAAACCTATAGTGGTCTTGCGGCGAGAGTTATTCAACATGAGTATGATCACATAGAGGGGGTTTTGTTCACAGACAAACTATCCAGTCTTAAAAAACGTTTGATTAAAGGAAAGCTCACTAATATTTCTAAAGGTAAGATTAGTGCAGAGTACAGAATGAGGTTTCCACTTGCTAAAAAAGGACGTTAA
- a CDS encoding four helix bundle protein — protein MDLKIRSKNFAHQCVKLALSLPTNKLGKHIEGQLIRCSTSVAANYRAACLAQTKKGFVSKLSIVIEEADECIFWTEFLRDEKLMNGNELEQVLNEAKELTAIFISSRITASKNL, from the coding sequence ATGGACTTAAAGATTAGATCAAAAAACTTTGCCCATCAATGTGTTAAATTAGCACTTAGTCTTCCAACTAATAAACTAGGTAAGCACATAGAAGGTCAATTAATAAGATGCTCTACATCAGTTGCTGCGAATTATAGAGCAGCTTGTTTAGCACAAACTAAGAAAGGTTTTGTTTCAAAGTTAAGTATTGTTATTGAGGAAGCAGATGAATGCATTTTTTGGACTGAATTTCTTAGAGATGAAAAATTAATGAATGGAAATGAATTAGAACAAGTTTTAAATGAAGCTAAAGAATTGACAGCAATTTTTATTTCAAGTAGAATAACAGCTTCGAAAAATCTTTAA
- a CDS encoding lipopolysaccharide kinase InaA family protein has translation MPNRFVVHNSKTDLKPLVKEAIRDFENYNEILGDAERNVIKIVNLNDKKYTIKSFKIPNVINQIAYRFFRKSKAERSFMYANKLLDVGIKTPFPISYETQTTPFLFKKSFYVSELVECDLTYRELTTDFSISDHEDILRAFTRFTYELHRNGVNFLDHSPGNTLIERTENGYEFYLVDLNRMEFGEMSFETRIKNFARLTIHESMIKVMSNEYAKCTNEAESDIFKLMWQYTQEFQNRYHGKRKLKRKIFFWKKKYRD, from the coding sequence ATGCCAAATAGATTTGTAGTACATAATTCCAAAACAGATTTGAAGCCGCTAGTAAAAGAGGCTATTAGAGATTTTGAGAATTATAATGAAATACTAGGTGATGCTGAACGTAATGTTATTAAAATAGTTAATCTGAATGATAAAAAGTATACTATAAAATCATTCAAGATTCCTAATGTGATTAATCAGATTGCATACCGTTTTTTTAGAAAATCTAAAGCTGAGCGTTCTTTTATGTACGCTAATAAATTATTGGATGTAGGAATCAAAACTCCATTTCCTATCTCTTATGAAACGCAAACAACACCGTTTTTGTTTAAAAAAAGCTTCTATGTAAGTGAGTTGGTGGAATGTGATTTGACGTATCGAGAATTAACTACAGATTTTAGTATTTCAGATCATGAAGATATATTAAGAGCTTTTACCAGATTCACTTATGAATTGCATAGGAATGGAGTAAATTTTTTAGACCATTCTCCTGGAAATACTTTAATTGAGAGAACAGAGAATGGATATGAATTTTATTTGGTGGATCTTAATCGAATGGAGTTTGGAGAAATGAGTTTTGAAACCAGAATAAAAAACTTTGCTCGTTTAACCATTCATGAATCGATGATTAAAGTAATGAGTAATGAATATGCAAAATGTACAAACGAGGCTGAGTCAGATATATTTAAATTAATGTGGCAATATACACAGGAGTTTCAGAATCGTTATCATGGCAAGCGTAAACTAAAACGAAAGATTTTCTTTTGGAAAAAGAAATATAGAGATTAA
- a CDS encoding DUF5606 domain-containing protein: protein MSLDKILSISGKPGLYELKAQTRNGFVAESLADGKRLSVSIQNNVSILSEIAIYTFTEEVPLREIFKRIQEKENGEKSISHKESKNKLESYFSEILPDYDEDRVYVSDMKKVIQWYNILQAKGITDFNEPEEVASEEE from the coding sequence ATGAGCTTAGACAAAATATTATCGATTTCTGGAAAACCAGGTTTATACGAATTGAAAGCACAAACTCGTAATGGATTTGTTGCAGAATCACTAGCAGACGGGAAAAGACTATCTGTTAGCATACAAAACAATGTAAGTATTCTTAGCGAAATTGCTATCTATACTTTTACTGAAGAAGTTCCTCTAAGAGAGATTTTTAAAAGAATTCAGGAAAAAGAAAATGGCGAAAAATCGATTAGTCATAAGGAATCTAAGAATAAGTTAGAATCATATTTTAGTGAAATATTGCCTGATTATGATGAAGATAGAGTGTATGTCAGTGATATGAAGAAAGTAATACAATGGTATAATATTTTACAAGCTAAAGGAATTACTGATTTTAATGAGCCTGAAGAGGTAGCTTCAGAAGAAGAATAA
- a CDS encoding glycosyltransferase has product MNILIEDKTALLPAKKYGGTERVIWGLGKELSKLGHKVYFLAKEGSSSDFATVLVYDENKTLQDQIPADVDVVHLFNTLNQAVGKPYIFTMEGNPSPDQLLDINMVFVSGNHAKRYGSTAFVYNGIDWDDYPDPILDNDRKYLHFLAKASWKVKNLFGTADIALKSGNKLHVMGGERWTFRNFKRGLKYILNKNIIFHGMVENDKKMEVAQHSKALIFPVVWHEPFGIAITESMYAGCAVFGTKNGSLPELIKPEVGFTGTNANEIAKAVREFDYNPKRCHEYAVKYFNSKVMTESYLKLYEKVISGETINNQVPKYIDQENIVPKFK; this is encoded by the coding sequence ATGAATATACTTATAGAAGATAAAACTGCTCTACTACCTGCAAAAAAATATGGTGGTACTGAAAGAGTGATTTGGGGGCTTGGTAAAGAGCTCTCCAAATTAGGACATAAAGTCTACTTTTTGGCAAAAGAAGGCTCCTCATCTGATTTTGCCACCGTGTTAGTATATGACGAAAACAAAACATTACAAGATCAGATCCCAGCAGACGTTGATGTAGTTCATCTTTTTAACACATTAAACCAAGCGGTTGGTAAACCCTATATCTTTACTATGGAAGGTAATCCTTCTCCAGATCAACTGCTTGATATTAATATGGTTTTTGTTTCTGGAAATCACGCAAAAAGATACGGATCTACTGCCTTTGTTTATAACGGAATAGATTGGGATGATTATCCGGATCCCATATTAGATAATGACAGAAAATATCTTCATTTTTTAGCCAAAGCATCCTGGAAAGTAAAAAACCTATTCGGGACCGCCGATATTGCGCTAAAGTCTGGGAATAAACTACACGTTATGGGTGGCGAGCGATGGACTTTTAGAAATTTTAAAAGAGGTTTGAAATATATCTTGAATAAGAATATTATTTTCCACGGAATGGTCGAAAATGATAAAAAGATGGAAGTAGCTCAGCATTCTAAAGCTTTAATTTTCCCTGTAGTTTGGCACGAACCTTTTGGAATTGCAATTACAGAGAGTATGTATGCCGGTTGTGCTGTTTTCGGAACAAAAAACGGTTCATTGCCAGAATTAATAAAACCAGAAGTTGGTTTTACTGGAACTAATGCTAATGAAATTGCAAAAGCCGTTAGAGAATTCGATTACAACCCAAAAAGATGTCACGAATACGCGGTAAAATATTTTAACTCTAAAGTAATGACAGAATCATACCTAAAACTATATGAAAAAGTTATTTCTGGAGAAACGATAAACAATCAAGTACCTAAATATATTGATCAAGAAAATATAGTTCCGAAATTTAAGTAG
- a CDS encoding IS3 family transposase: MEKYSQEKQESITATCDLLGVNRQVYYRAIRSYQDKQKLSKKVIDLVNTIRISMPRIGTRKLFHLLKSQLKVIGVGRDKLFKILKANNLLILPKKNYHVTTDSHHRFRKHKNRIKDVEFIRPEQVWVSDITYIGNRENPCYLALITDAYSKKIMGYNVSNSLSVKGSLTALDMAISNRDYNEKPIIHHSDRGLQYCSNEYQKTLNINNISPSMTEKYDPYENAIAERINGILKQEFAIDKYDTSMQIKTKLVQNAIRIYNQIRPHLSNSMLTPDQMHQQNKLKRKSYKKQKVAN, encoded by the coding sequence ATCGAAAAATATAGCCAAGAAAAACAAGAAAGCATAACTGCTACCTGTGATTTACTCGGGGTGAATAGACAGGTGTATTATAGAGCTATTCGGTCTTATCAAGACAAACAAAAACTAAGTAAAAAGGTAATTGATTTAGTAAATACCATTCGCATATCAATGCCTAGAATCGGTACAAGAAAATTATTTCATCTTTTAAAATCTCAACTCAAAGTAATCGGAGTTGGTCGCGATAAGCTATTTAAAATACTAAAGGCTAATAACTTGTTGATTTTACCTAAAAAGAATTATCATGTAACTACGGATTCTCATCATAGATTTAGAAAACATAAAAATCGAATAAAAGATGTTGAATTTATCAGACCAGAACAAGTATGGGTCAGTGATATAACTTATATAGGAAATAGGGAAAATCCATGTTATTTGGCTTTAATCACGGATGCTTATTCTAAAAAAATAATGGGATATAATGTATCAAATAGTCTAAGTGTAAAAGGATCTTTAACAGCTTTAGATATGGCTATTTCTAATAGAGATTATAATGAAAAACCTATAATTCATCATTCCGATAGAGGATTACAGTATTGTTCCAATGAATATCAAAAAACATTAAACATCAATAATATTAGCCCTAGTATGACTGAAAAATATGACCCTTACGAAAATGCCATAGCAGAAAGAATTAATGGAATTCTTAAACAAGAATTTGCTATTGACAAGTATGATACTTCAATGCAAATCAAAACCAAACTGGTTCAAAATGCAATCCGCATTTATAATCAGATAAGACCTCATTTATCTAATTCAATGTTAACACCTGATCAAATGCATCAACAAAATAAATTAAAAAGAAAAAGCTACAAAAAACAAAAGGTAGCAAATTAA
- a CDS encoding helix-turn-helix domain-containing protein — MESLHSNYVKRTQKDYSLSFKLQVVQEIEQGLLTRTQALDKYGIQARSTIRTWLKKYGKFDYDFSVNRSMSKTPEQRILELEQQVKLLEKQKARAEFLAERADKKAIIFDMMIDIAEEEFNIPIRKKHVPELSKNIAKKNKKA; from the coding sequence ATGGAGTCATTACATTCAAATTATGTAAAGCGTACACAGAAGGATTACAGTTTATCCTTTAAGCTACAAGTTGTTCAAGAGATTGAACAAGGCTTATTAACAAGAACTCAAGCTTTGGATAAGTATGGTATTCAAGCAAGATCTACGATTCGCACTTGGTTAAAAAAATATGGTAAATTTGATTATGATTTTAGTGTAAATAGATCCATGTCCAAAACACCTGAACAACGTATTTTAGAATTAGAACAGCAAGTCAAGCTTTTAGAGAAACAAAAAGCAAGAGCTGAATTTTTAGCAGAGCGTGCGGATAAGAAAGCAATTATATTTGATATGATGATTGATATCGCCGAAGAGGAATTTAATATTCCGATCAGAAAAAAGCACGTACCCGAGTTATCGAAAAATATAGCCAAGAAAAACAAGAAAGCATAA
- a CDS encoding glycosyltransferase family 2 protein, whose product MQLSVITVIISTYNQPEWLQKVLLGYESQSINNFEMIIADDGSGEDTKKVISEFSKTTKLRIEHIWHEDKGFRKTEILNKAIPLANSDYLLFTDGDCIPRKDFIEKHLQLRKPGWFLSGGYFKLPKDISKQISKEDIESQRCFDANWLKEQGLASSFKLNKLTSKGFKERFLNFMTPTKATWDGMNVSGWKKDVLLVNGFDERMQYGGEDREIGERLFNLGIKAKQIRYSAICLHLYHERGYVQPEMITRNNAIRKVTKKDNVIRTPFGIEKD is encoded by the coding sequence ATGCAATTATCAGTAATAACAGTAATCATAAGTACTTATAATCAACCAGAATGGTTGCAAAAAGTATTATTGGGTTATGAAAGCCAGAGTATCAATAACTTTGAGATGATTATTGCCGATGACGGTTCTGGAGAAGATACCAAGAAAGTGATCTCAGAATTTTCTAAAACAACTAAATTACGAATAGAGCATATCTGGCATGAGGATAAAGGATTTAGGAAAACGGAAATTCTAAATAAGGCAATTCCGCTTGCTAACTCAGATTATTTGTTATTTACAGATGGAGATTGTATACCTAGGAAAGATTTCATTGAAAAACATTTGCAATTGAGAAAACCAGGTTGGTTTTTATCTGGAGGTTATTTTAAATTGCCGAAGGATATATCAAAACAAATTTCTAAAGAAGATATAGAAAGCCAAAGATGTTTTGATGCAAATTGGCTAAAAGAGCAGGGACTTGCATCTTCATTTAAACTGAATAAATTAACTTCTAAAGGGTTTAAAGAACGCTTTCTTAATTTCATGACTCCTACCAAAGCCACTTGGGACGGTATGAATGTTTCTGGCTGGAAAAAAGATGTTTTATTGGTCAATGGTTTTGATGAACGTATGCAATATGGAGGAGAAGATAGAGAAATAGGAGAGCGGTTGTTCAATTTAGGAATCAAAGCAAAGCAGATACGATATAGTGCTATTTGTTTACATCTTTACCACGAAAGGGGATATGTGCAGCCCGAAATGATCACTAGAAATAATGCAATTCGAAAAGTTACCAAAAAAGATAACGTAATTAGAACTCCTTTCGGAATCGAAAAAGACTAA
- a CDS encoding glycosyltransferase family 2 protein: MVKLSAVIITYNEEKKIERCLSSLVGVVDEIVVVDSFSTDRTEDICKQFNVKFVKQQFLGYIEQKNFAITQASNDHIISLDGDEALSCELQDSLIKLKSNWVHDGYYMNRYNNFCGQWIKHSDWYPDKKLRAFIKGKGEWQGINPHDSFKLTNPKSASKLKGDILHWNYATYQEFNLKTDKFSTISAQSYYELGKKAPIWKIILNPTWAFFKAYFLRFGFLDGFNGFVICIQTANITFLKYSKLRELIKNNKSSS, translated from the coding sequence ATGGTTAAACTATCAGCTGTTATCATCACTTACAATGAAGAAAAAAAAATAGAGAGATGCTTGTCTTCTTTGGTTGGTGTTGTTGATGAGATTGTGGTTGTGGACTCTTTCTCTACGGATAGAACAGAGGATATCTGTAAACAGTTTAATGTCAAATTCGTTAAGCAGCAATTTCTAGGATATATAGAACAAAAGAATTTCGCCATTACACAAGCTTCTAATGATCATATTATCTCTTTAGATGGCGATGAGGCTTTATCTTGCGAACTTCAGGATTCTTTAATTAAACTAAAATCTAATTGGGTTCATGATGGATATTATATGAATAGATATAATAATTTTTGTGGACAATGGATAAAGCACTCGGATTGGTATCCTGACAAGAAACTTAGAGCATTTATAAAAGGAAAAGGAGAATGGCAAGGAATCAATCCACATGATTCTTTTAAACTAACCAATCCAAAATCCGCTTCAAAATTAAAAGGTGATATCCTGCATTGGAATTACGCTACATACCAAGAGTTTAACCTTAAAACTGATAAGTTTTCTACAATATCAGCGCAATCCTACTACGAGCTAGGAAAAAAAGCTCCTATTTGGAAAATCATTCTTAATCCAACTTGGGCATTTTTTAAGGCGTATTTTCTAAGGTTTGGGTTTCTAGATGGGTTTAATGGTTTTGTCATATGCATACAAACAGCAAATATTACTTTTCTAAAATATTCTAAACTTAGAGAATTGATAAAAAACAATAAATCTTCAAGCTAA
- a CDS encoding bifunctional 2-polyprenyl-6-hydroxyphenol methylase/3-demethylubiquinol 3-O-methyltransferase UbiG gives MDYDNKPDNYFNNSRHEMLDFLPENTKTLLDVGCGEGAFASFIKEKHQTETWGIELMKEEGEKAKKLLDKVFIGEVENFIDELPDEHFDAIYFNDVLEHLVDPYMVLEKIKSKLSKDGVIISSIPNMRYHSALKNLVLNKDWEYQDHGIMDKTHLRFFTGKSIANMYTRLGYKILTHKGINKTKSIKPYLYNLPLFFTAMDMRYLQYATVVKK, from the coding sequence ATGGATTACGATAATAAACCCGATAATTATTTTAATAACTCACGTCATGAAATGTTAGATTTTCTTCCCGAAAACACTAAAACATTATTAGATGTTGGATGTGGTGAAGGAGCTTTTGCTTCTTTCATTAAAGAAAAACATCAAACGGAAACCTGGGGAATTGAATTAATGAAAGAAGAAGGGGAAAAAGCAAAAAAATTACTCGACAAAGTTTTTATTGGAGAAGTAGAAAATTTTATCGATGAGCTTCCTGATGAGCATTTTGATGCTATCTATTTCAATGATGTTTTAGAACATCTTGTAGATCCATATATGGTGTTGGAGAAGATTAAAAGCAAATTATCTAAAGACGGAGTAATCATTAGTTCTATTCCAAACATGAGGTATCATAGTGCCTTAAAAAACTTAGTTCTTAATAAGGACTGGGAATATCAGGATCACGGAATCATGGATAAAACACATCTAAGATTCTTTACAGGAAAAAGTATCGCCAATATGTATACTCGTTTAGGATATAAAATTTTAACACATAAAGGTATCAATAAGACAAAATCTATCAAGCCTTATCTTTACAATCTTCCGTTATTTTTCACAGCAATGGATATGCGTTATTTGCAATATGCTACGGTAGTAAAAAAATAA
- a CDS encoding L-threonylcarbamoyladenylate synthase, giving the protein MEDHREEIEKTINILKKGGLILYPTDTVWGIGCDATNAEAVDKIYALKQRADSKAMLCLVSDFKMLQQYVEEVPEVAYDILKYAKKATTIIYDRPLRVAENLIAEDNTLGIRVARDPFCSKLLRKFKRPIVSTSANISGKSTPRNLKEISKEILEGVDYVVNLPLKNKDAKPSSIIKIGGDSTVKIIRK; this is encoded by the coding sequence ATGGAAGATCATAGAGAAGAAATAGAGAAAACAATAAACATCCTAAAAAAAGGTGGACTCATTCTATATCCTACAGACACTGTTTGGGGAATTGGTTGTGATGCTACTAACGCAGAAGCTGTTGATAAAATATACGCATTAAAACAAAGAGCCGATAGCAAAGCTATGTTATGCCTGGTAAGTGATTTTAAAATGCTCCAGCAATATGTAGAAGAAGTTCCAGAAGTAGCATATGACATTTTAAAATATGCTAAAAAAGCTACTACTATAATTTATGATAGACCGCTACGAGTAGCAGAAAATCTGATAGCAGAGGATAACACTCTTGGAATTAGAGTAGCTCGTGATCCTTTTTGCAGTAAATTACTTAGAAAATTTAAACGACCTATTGTTTCTACTTCTGCTAACATTAGCGGAAAATCTACTCCCAGAAACTTAAAAGAAATAAGTAAGGAGATTTTGGAAGGCGTTGACTATGTTGTAAATTTGCCGTTGAAAAACAAAGACGCCAAACCCTCTTCTATTATTAAAATAGGAGGAGATAGTACAGTGAAAATTATCAGAAAATAA
- a CDS encoding glycosyltransferase family 9 protein, translating to MKILVIQQKMIGDVLTSTIICEALKKEYPKATIDYLVNSSTKPVIQENPFFDHIIEFKNEYRDSKKEFYSFLKEIKKTKYDLVIDAYGKLESNLISYFSKAPKKVSFYKWYTRFLYPKVIYRKAAPITNASIAIENRLRLVYEEDKITSNLIRPKIFLSEEERNTSKSYLKDNGITSEIPLIMISVLGSEIRKTLPFDYMAKVINEIVATMNANILFNYIPSQEKDAKAIYDLTTKNTQNHIHFNVFGKSLREFIAILSHCDVLIGNEGGAVNMAKALDKPTFTIFSPWIIKKDWNMFEDGVKHDSVHLYDFKPELYGDKTPKEMKNKALELYKSFSTDLIIPSLRSYLNHLKF from the coding sequence ATGAAAATATTAGTTATTCAGCAAAAAATGATAGGCGATGTGCTTACCAGCACTATTATTTGTGAAGCACTAAAAAAAGAATACCCAAAAGCCACTATTGATTATCTTGTAAACTCTAGCACAAAACCAGTTATTCAAGAAAATCCGTTTTTCGATCATATTATCGAATTCAAGAACGAATATCGTGACAGCAAAAAGGAATTCTATTCGTTTTTAAAAGAAATAAAAAAAACAAAATACGATTTGGTCATTGATGCCTATGGAAAATTAGAAAGCAACCTCATCTCCTACTTTTCTAAAGCTCCTAAAAAAGTATCTTTTTACAAATGGTACACCCGATTTCTGTATCCTAAAGTTATTTACAGAAAAGCAGCACCTATTACCAATGCTTCTATAGCAATAGAAAATAGGTTGAGATTGGTCTACGAAGAAGACAAAATTACCTCTAATCTCATTCGACCGAAAATTTTCTTATCAGAGGAGGAAAGGAACACATCTAAATCATATCTAAAAGATAATGGAATTACCTCAGAAATTCCTCTTATAATGATTAGTGTTTTAGGTAGTGAAATAAGAAAAACACTGCCTTTTGACTATATGGCAAAGGTAATCAATGAAATTGTTGCTACAATGAATGCTAATATTCTATTTAACTATATTCCAAGTCAAGAAAAAGATGCAAAAGCAATTTATGACTTAACCACAAAGAACACTCAAAATCATATTCATTTTAATGTATTTGGAAAAAGTTTGCGCGAGTTTATTGCAATTCTTTCTCACTGCGATGTCTTAATCGGAAATGAAGGTGGAGCGGTCAATATGGCCAAAGCTCTCGATAAACCAACATTCACCATTTTCTCTCCCTGGATTATTAAAAAAGACTGGAATATGTTTGAAGATGGTGTAAAACACGATTCAGTACATCTTTATGATTTTAAACCTGAATTATATGGAGATAAGACTCCAAAAGAGATGAAAAATAAAGCACTGGAATTATACAAAAGCTTTTCGACCGATCTTATTATTCCTAGCTTAAGGTCTTATCTTAACCACTTAAAATTCTAA